One genomic window of Bactrocera dorsalis isolate Fly_Bdor chromosome 4, ASM2337382v1, whole genome shotgun sequence includes the following:
- the LOC105228303 gene encoding DEAD-box helicase Dbp80 isoform X1 yields MSDWAQKAEDQEISRLVNCLEIKKEDDKDKFEENADVPSAAETSLLLKIIRKGLVESNLDLEVQRKDPKSPLHSVKTFEALHLKPELLKGIYAMGFNAPSKIQETALPTLLADPPQNMIAQSQSGTGKTAAFVLAMLSRVDIKLDFPQVLCISPTYELAIQTGEVAARMAQFCPEIKLKFAVRGEEVTPNTKLKDHIIIGTPGKILDWGLKYRVFDLKKIRVFVLDEADVMIATQGHHDQCIRIHKQLSSKCQMLFFSATYDKEVMNFAQHIVPDPTIIRLMREQESLENIKQYYVKCMNEEDKYNAIQNIYAGITIGQAIIFCHTRKTAGWLAGKMSSDGHSVAVLSGDLTVEQRLAVLDRFRAGLEKVLITTNVLSRGIDIEQVTIVVNFDLPMDAKGNADCETYLHRIGRTGRFGKNGIAINLVDGEKSMNICKYIENHFKKTIQLLDTGNSDEIEKIGY; encoded by the exons TGCTGCTGAAACAAGTTTGCTTCTCAAGATAATTCGAAAAGGACTTGTTGAATCTAATTTGGATTTAGAAGTACAACGCAAGGACCCCAAATCTCCACTGCATTCCGTAAAAACATTTGAAGCGTTGCATCT AAAGCCCGAGCTGTTAAAAGGTATATACGCTATGGGGTTTAATGCACCTTCCAAAATTCAAGAAACAGCACTTCCAACATTACTTGCGGACCCTCCCCAAAATATGATAGCCCAAAGCCAGTCTGGAACCGGTAAAACAGCCGCATTTGTTTTAGCAATGTTGAGTCGGGTTGATATCAAATTGGATTTCCCACAG GTTCTTTGTATTTCGCCTACTTATGAGCTTGCAATACAAACTGGTGAGGTAGCTGCTCGAATGGCACAATTTTGTccggaaattaaattaaaatttgctgTTCGTGGTGAAGAAG ttaCTCCAAACACGAAACTAAAGGACCACATAATAATTGGAACACCTGGAAAAATTTTGGACTGGGGATTAAAGTATCGtgtttttgatttgaaaaaaatacgagtGTTTGTACTAGACGAAGCAGACGTAATGATTGCAACACAAGGTCACCATGATCAATGTATTCGAATTCACAA ACAACTTTCTTCGAAATGTCAAATGTTGTTTTTCTCCGCAACGTACGATAAGGAAGTTATGAATTTCGCCCAGCATATAGTACCTGATCCTACAATTATACG aCTTATGAGAGAGCAAGAGTCGCTAGAAAACATAAAGCAATATTATGTTAAATGTATGAATGAAGAAGACAAATATAAtgcaattcaaaatatttatgccgGAATAACAATAGGTCAGGCTATAATATTCTGTCAT acTCGTAAAACTGCTGGATGGCTGGCAGGAAAGATGTCATCGGATGGCCATTCTGTTGCAGTGCTTTCCGGAGATTTAACGGTGGAACAAAGGCTAGCAGTTTTGGATCGATTCAGGGCTGGCCTCGAAAAAGTTCTCATAACGACAAACGTACTCTCAAGAG GTATTGACATTGAACAGGTTACGATTGTTGTTAATTTCGATTTACCCATGGACGCTAAGGGGAACGCTGATTGCGAGACATATTTGCATAGGATTGGTCGTACTGGAAGATTTg GCAAAAATGGTATAGCAATTAATCTGGTTGATGGAGAGAAGTCTATGAATATTTGCAAGTACATTGAAAACCATTTTAAGAAAACTATTCAGCTTTTAGATACAGGCAACTCAGATGAAATTGAAAAGATTggatattaa
- the LOC105228303 gene encoding DEAD-box helicase Dbp80 isoform X2: MFWNFFKTSRKPELLKGIYAMGFNAPSKIQETALPTLLADPPQNMIAQSQSGTGKTAAFVLAMLSRVDIKLDFPQVLCISPTYELAIQTGEVAARMAQFCPEIKLKFAVRGEEVTPNTKLKDHIIIGTPGKILDWGLKYRVFDLKKIRVFVLDEADVMIATQGHHDQCIRIHKQLSSKCQMLFFSATYDKEVMNFAQHIVPDPTIIRLMREQESLENIKQYYVKCMNEEDKYNAIQNIYAGITIGQAIIFCHTRKTAGWLAGKMSSDGHSVAVLSGDLTVEQRLAVLDRFRAGLEKVLITTNVLSRGIDIEQVTIVVNFDLPMDAKGNADCETYLHRIGRTGRFGKNGIAINLVDGEKSMNICKYIENHFKKTIQLLDTGNSDEIEKIGY, translated from the exons atgttttggaatttttttaaaacatcaaG AAAGCCCGAGCTGTTAAAAGGTATATACGCTATGGGGTTTAATGCACCTTCCAAAATTCAAGAAACAGCACTTCCAACATTACTTGCGGACCCTCCCCAAAATATGATAGCCCAAAGCCAGTCTGGAACCGGTAAAACAGCCGCATTTGTTTTAGCAATGTTGAGTCGGGTTGATATCAAATTGGATTTCCCACAG GTTCTTTGTATTTCGCCTACTTATGAGCTTGCAATACAAACTGGTGAGGTAGCTGCTCGAATGGCACAATTTTGTccggaaattaaattaaaatttgctgTTCGTGGTGAAGAAG ttaCTCCAAACACGAAACTAAAGGACCACATAATAATTGGAACACCTGGAAAAATTTTGGACTGGGGATTAAAGTATCGtgtttttgatttgaaaaaaatacgagtGTTTGTACTAGACGAAGCAGACGTAATGATTGCAACACAAGGTCACCATGATCAATGTATTCGAATTCACAA ACAACTTTCTTCGAAATGTCAAATGTTGTTTTTCTCCGCAACGTACGATAAGGAAGTTATGAATTTCGCCCAGCATATAGTACCTGATCCTACAATTATACG aCTTATGAGAGAGCAAGAGTCGCTAGAAAACATAAAGCAATATTATGTTAAATGTATGAATGAAGAAGACAAATATAAtgcaattcaaaatatttatgccgGAATAACAATAGGTCAGGCTATAATATTCTGTCAT acTCGTAAAACTGCTGGATGGCTGGCAGGAAAGATGTCATCGGATGGCCATTCTGTTGCAGTGCTTTCCGGAGATTTAACGGTGGAACAAAGGCTAGCAGTTTTGGATCGATTCAGGGCTGGCCTCGAAAAAGTTCTCATAACGACAAACGTACTCTCAAGAG GTATTGACATTGAACAGGTTACGATTGTTGTTAATTTCGATTTACCCATGGACGCTAAGGGGAACGCTGATTGCGAGACATATTTGCATAGGATTGGTCGTACTGGAAGATTTg GCAAAAATGGTATAGCAATTAATCTGGTTGATGGAGAGAAGTCTATGAATATTTGCAAGTACATTGAAAACCATTTTAAGAAAACTATTCAGCTTTTAGATACAGGCAACTCAGATGAAATTGAAAAGATTggatattaa